The Vibrio echinoideorum DNA window CCAATCACTTGAGCTATGATGTAAGGGGCAACGTCTTTGGCATCGAAGCGTCCACCGCTCCAAAGTCCAATAGTAATGGCAGGGTTTAAGTGGCAGCCGGATATATGCCCAAGGGCGAAAGCCATGGTTAATACCGTTAAACCAAAGGCAAGAGAAACGCCAAGTAAACCGATACCAACATCGGGGAAACCAGCTGCCAAGACGGCACTACCACACCCACCTAACACCAACCAGAATGTACCAAACATCTCTGCGATATATCTATTCATAACTATCCTTATTAATCTTTACCAGTATCAATAAGATAGTTGAGATTTAACGAAGTTGTGAAATCTTGGGCATATAGGTGATAGAAAAGGGCAAATACTCTTAAGTAATGGCTTCTAATTCGATCAGGTTATCAAGTGCTTCTTGGTCGGTTTTGCCACAAATGACAGGACAGGCTTTGAATTGGTGACAAACTTTAGGGCGTGAAGCTAGGCCAAATAGCTGGCAAAGATTTTGTTCATTTAATTGAATGCAACGCACGCCAGCAGGCTTGCCATTTGGCATTCCAGGAATAGCAGATGTAATACTTGGAGCAACACAGCATGCTCCACAACCTAGGCGACATTCCATCAAATCAAACTCACTAAATAACAGGGTGCGCGATAGTAGCAAAAAATGATGAGAGTGACAGCTGTTGATTGAATCAAAGAATGAACAATTATTATCCTTGAACTTTTTATGGGCTAGCGGTATAACACGCACCCCAGTAAAAGAGTAAGAAGTAATCCTATGACGAATCCATTTTGGCAAGAAAAGACACTAGAGCAAATGACCGAGAACGAGTGGGAATCACTGTGTGACGGTTGTGGTAAGTGTTGCCTACATAAACTAATGGATGAAGATAGCGATGAAGTTTACTACACCAACGTGGCGTGCAGCTGGTTAAACGACAAAACATGTTCGTGTAAAGACTACCCGAACCGCTTCACTTCAGGTGAAGAGTGTTTGAAGCTTACTCGTGACAAGATTCATGAATTCCATTGGCTACCAGACACTTGTGCTTACCGCCTTCTATCAGAATCTAAGCCGATTCCTGAGTGGCATCCGTTGATTACGGGTTCTAAATCAGAGATGCATGCTGCAGGTGAAAGTGTTCGTAACAAAGTGGTATACGAAATCGATGTTGTCGATTGGGAAGACCACATCCTGAATCACCCGAATCGCTAATTATTCTAAAACAGCCGCTCTTGAGCGGCTGTTTTGCTATTTGCCGTCGCCTAAATTTAAAACTTACTTACTTAACTTAAAGACTTAAAGACTTAAAGACTTAAAAACTTAAAACTTAAAACAAAAAACGCCCCGGAGGGCGCTAAAGCTAAACGAGCAAAAAAGATTCAGGCTAGTTTACTTGTTGTTTAATGTACTCACCCAGTTCTGAGTGGTGCATGATTTTTGATACAGGCAGTATTTTCTCTGCAGGACCCCAAGCAAATACGTTCACTGGTGTGTGAGTATGTGTACCTGTACCCCAAACGATGTTTTGGCCGGTTGCTTGTTCACGAGCAAGCAAGTTGCCACGGTCGTTGTAAGGGAAGAATGCATCGAAATCGTTGATAGCAGGCACTTCTTCTGCCGACAAGTATTTGTGCTGAGCCAATCGGTATGGGTTCGGCTTACTGGCTAATACGTTTTTCGCTTGTTCAGCTGTGATAGGGAACTCACTGTTTTTGTTGACGATCTCAGCGAGCTTTTCAGGTGTTTGCAGCGCTTTATCCAGCTTCTGAAATTCGCTGATCATGCCGTAGTAGCTTTGCTTCTGATTGTATAGACCATCAAGAATATCGAATGCGCCAAAGTTAAAGTTGGGTGCATAGTCGCGATCAGCGAAGGCTTCGCCAGAGCGTTTCTGTGGTTTTGGTAGGTTATTCGACGAGTAGCTGAAACCGAAAGATCCTGTCTCGTGGTCTGCGGTCACAATCACGAGCGTGTCTTCACGATCTTTTGCCCATTCATACACCGCTTGAATCGCTTCATCAAACTTGAGCAGTTCATGCAGCATGGTGCCTGCATCGTTACTGTGTCCCGCCCAGTCGATTTGGCCACCTTCGACCATTAGGAAAAAGCCATCTTCATCTTTGGATAGGATGTTGAGCGCTTTTTGTGTCATCTCTTTCAGGCTTGGCTGAGTTCGTTCGCCACTCTTTTTCTTATTACTGTAAGCGATGCCATCATCCATACCTGAGTAGGCGAATAGGCCAAGTAGTTTATCTCCCTTAGCGTCGTCTAGCATGTTGCGGTTAAACGCCAGTTGGTAGCCGTTTTTCTCTGCTTCAGTGAGAAGGTTACGGTCGTCTTTACGCTTTGATTTTAGGTAAACATCACCTTGAGTCAGTTGCTCAAGCTGCTTATAAGTTTCACCTTTGTCGTTGGTCGATTTAGGGATCCAGTGACGCAACCCTCCAGAGAGCATCACATCAGCGCCAGTAGCTAACATATCAGATGCAATTTGATTCTCTAAAGATCGGTGAGGTTGGTGAGCGGCGAAAGAAGCCGGGGTCGCGTGAGTTAAGCGTGTGTCGGACACTAAGCCGGTCGCTTTGCCTGCTTTTTTCGCTTTCTCAAGTACGGTCTCAACATGGTTACCCTGTGAATCGATACCGATCACTTCTGAACCGCTGTAGATACCCGTTGCAAGCATGGTCGCAGAGCAAGCTGAATCCACTACGATTGCGTCTTCCGGATGCGTTAGGGATGAACCAATAACCCCTTCTTGAGCAAGTTGATAAAGGGCGGTTTTGTTCCCTTTGTAGATAGAGTTTGGCGCTCGATTTGCGTAAGTCTCTAACAAACCCACTTGCTGAGGTCCCATGCCATCGCCGATCATTAGAATGACATTTTTGATTTCTGCTGAAAGTACGTTGAATGAGAGTGTAGAGGTTACCACTGCGGTAACAATTGGTTTCATAAAGTGCTTCATTAGTTATCCCTTTTTATATAAGCGGGGTGATTAGAACACCGATTTGTGTCAAAGTCGTTTCATATTTGTTTCATCAATATGAAATTGAGCAATAACTCAAGTTTTTGGAAAAACATAAAAAAAGGCTCACATTTCTGTGAGCCTTTGGCTTATTTAGGAGAGTCCAAATAAATGGACTGTGTCATGGCTAATGTCAAGCAAGTGGCAGTTCAGCAACCACCTGATTGAACGCGACTCGAGCTTTCTGAGCTTGCTCTGATAACTCAACTTTTTTCGCTTGAGCTGTGCTTAGGTTGTTTTCAGCCTGCTCAAGTGCTTGTTGTAGGTTTTCAGGAAGCTCATGTGTTTCCATTTGTGCACCCTGTTCAAGAACATAAGCGCGGATTTCTTTCTTCACATCAGCAAGGGCTTTATAAGCTTCACGTTCAAGTTCTGCGGCTTCTTGTGCTGCGTCTTTCTCTTTCTCGAACTGTGCCAATGCCATACCTTCTGCCGACCATGGATCCATGTCTGGAAGCTCTTCGATGTTAATCGTCGGCTCTATGTAATTCTCTTGGTGACGCAAATCGAGGCTCGTTGCACGAACGGCTGAGATCATCAACATCACAGAGATAGCCAGTAGAGGTAAGCCACCAACAATCGCAGCGGTTTGAAGCGTGCTTAGGCCGCCCAAGAACATCAGAATCGTTGGTAAGAACGACAGTGTGAATGCCCAGAACATACGGTTCCAACGCATTGGCTCTTCGGTCACGTTGTTCTGAACCACAGAAGCCAAAATGTAAGATATAGAGTCAAAGGTTGTCGCAGTAAAAATAATACACAGCAGTGTAAATACGGCGATCACTAACGTGCTCATCGGCAGTTGTGCCAGCATCGAGAAGATAGCTTTGGTTGCGCCTTCTTCGTTTAGGATTGCAACGACATCGAGTTCACCAGATAACTGTAGGGATAAACCGTAGTTACCTAAAATCATGAAGAATAAGAAGCAGCCTAATGAACCAAAGAAGATAGAGCCTGACACCATTTGTTTAATGGTTCTGCCGCGAGAGATGCGCGCAACAAACAGGCCCATGCTTGGTGCAAAAACTAGCCACCATGCCCAGTAGAAAATGGTCCAATCTTGTGGGAAATGCGTATTTTCGAACGTACCGTAGCCGCCGAATGGTTCTGCCCACGTTGCCATCACAAAGAAGTTAGACAACAGGCGACCAATCGAGTCTAGACCCGTCTCAAGCATGAAAATCGTTGGGCCAGCGATTAGGACGAATATCAATAGTCCCATTGCGCCCCAGAAGTTGATGTTACTGAGGATCTTGATGCCTTTTTCCAAACCAGCATACGATGAGTATGCGAATATCGCAGTACAAACCAGAAGCACCATAACTTGAGTGACGTTATTTTTTGGCAAGCCGAATAGGTGGTTAAGACCTTCAGTAATAAGAGGTGCTGCTAAACCTAACGTTGTTGCTGCGCCACCTAATAGACCAAAGATGAATAGGATATCTACAACTTTACCTGCAACGCCGCGGCTATGGTGTTCACCTAATACTGGCATCAATGCGCTAGAAATTTTTAGTACAGGTTGTTTACGTACATAGAAAAAGTAGGCAATTGGAATTGCAGGGATTAGGTAAATAGACCAAGCAATTGGACCCCAGTGAAATAAACCATAGGTCGCAGCCCAACGAACGGCTTCTTCACTGCCAGGTTCTAGTTGGAAAGGTGGTGATTGATAGTAGTAAGCCCACTCGATACAACCCCAGTACAAGATACTTGCCCCGATACCACCACAGAAAAGCATTGCAGCCCATGATGCGGTTTTGAACTCAGGTTCTTCATCAGCTTCACCCAGTTTAATTTGTCCCATATCACTGAACACAACGTAAACCATGAATGC harbors:
- a CDS encoding zinc/iron-chelating domain-containing protein, which gives rise to MECRLGCGACCVAPSITSAIPGMPNGKPAGVRCIQLNEQNLCQLFGLASRPKVCHQFKACPVICGKTDQEALDNLIELEAIT
- a CDS encoding YcgN family cysteine cluster protein, which translates into the protein MTNPFWQEKTLEQMTENEWESLCDGCGKCCLHKLMDEDSDEVYYTNVACSWLNDKTCSCKDYPNRFTSGEECLKLTRDKIHEFHWLPDTCAYRLLSESKPIPEWHPLITGSKSEMHAAGESVRNKVVYEIDVVDWEDHILNHPNR
- a CDS encoding alkaline phosphatase, coding for MKHFMKPIVTAVVTSTLSFNVLSAEIKNVILMIGDGMGPQQVGLLETYANRAPNSIYKGNKTALYQLAQEGVIGSSLTHPEDAIVVDSACSATMLATGIYSGSEVIGIDSQGNHVETVLEKAKKAGKATGLVSDTRLTHATPASFAAHQPHRSLENQIASDMLATGADVMLSGGLRHWIPKSTNDKGETYKQLEQLTQGDVYLKSKRKDDRNLLTEAEKNGYQLAFNRNMLDDAKGDKLLGLFAYSGMDDGIAYSNKKKSGERTQPSLKEMTQKALNILSKDEDGFFLMVEGGQIDWAGHSNDAGTMLHELLKFDEAIQAVYEWAKDREDTLVIVTADHETGSFGFSYSSNNLPKPQKRSGEAFADRDYAPNFNFGAFDILDGLYNQKQSYYGMISEFQKLDKALQTPEKLAEIVNKNSEFPITAEQAKNVLASKPNPYRLAQHKYLSAEEVPAINDFDAFFPYNDRGNLLAREQATGQNIVWGTGTHTHTPVNVFAWGPAEKILPVSKIMHHSELGEYIKQQVN
- a CDS encoding BCCT family transporter, with the protein product MKNSFALIDKPTFFGAIALLLTIIFPLIMFPTQGAEWIAVAKTFMTDQLGFLYLALGLAACAFMVYVVFSDMGQIKLGEADEEPEFKTASWAAMLFCGGIGASILYWGCIEWAYYYQSPPFQLEPGSEEAVRWAATYGLFHWGPIAWSIYLIPAIPIAYFFYVRKQPVLKISSALMPVLGEHHSRGVAGKVVDILFIFGLLGGAATTLGLAAPLITEGLNHLFGLPKNNVTQVMVLLVCTAIFAYSSYAGLEKGIKILSNINFWGAMGLLIFVLIAGPTIFMLETGLDSIGRLLSNFFVMATWAEPFGGYGTFENTHFPQDWTIFYWAWWLVFAPSMGLFVARISRGRTIKQMVSGSIFFGSLGCFLFFMILGNYGLSLQLSGELDVVAILNEEGATKAIFSMLAQLPMSTLVIAVFTLLCIIFTATTFDSISYILASVVQNNVTEEPMRWNRMFWAFTLSFLPTILMFLGGLSTLQTAAIVGGLPLLAISVMLMISAVRATSLDLRHQENYIEPTINIEELPDMDPWSAEGMALAQFEKEKDAAQEAAELEREAYKALADVKKEIRAYVLEQGAQMETHELPENLQQALEQAENNLSTAQAKKVELSEQAQKARVAFNQVVAELPLA